The following proteins are co-located in the Eriocheir sinensis breed Jianghai 21 chromosome 34, ASM2467909v1, whole genome shotgun sequence genome:
- the LOC127007095 gene encoding putative methyltransferase DDB_G0268948 isoform X2, which produces MSQRYFEHPSLTAAYAKFRPEPPASLVSHILEYLHQGYDGPLEAAADVGCGSGQSTHVLAPHFNTVTGLDISPAQITEAVKLGKTSSVSFRVSGAESLPFPDNSLQLVMAGQACHWFDMPKFLKEVDRVLVPGGVVALYCYLLPRVVDPHLGERLSAMISEVYDDLLAGCWGEGLKDVNDCYRDPKFTIPYPDSSRDDSHSLMTELSVAELTLFMTTWSGFNTYRERNGEAAAQKLLDDFQKKVMTTLGVSTPPENTRLQLDTHFPLLMGRKPRI; this is translated from the exons ATGTCTCAGCGGTACTTCGAGCATCCAAGTCTCACTGCTGCATATGCCAAGTTTCGTCCAGAGCCTCCGGCCTCACTGGTGTCACACATCCTGGAGTACCTGCACCAAGGG TACGATGGCCCCCTGGAGGCAGCCGCAGACGTGGGCTGTGGCTCCGGCCAGAGCACTCATGTCTTGGCGCCACACTTCAACACAGTCACAGGCCTTGACATCTCCCCAGCACAAATTACCGAAGCTGTCAAACTCGGCAAGACCTCATCAGTCTCCTTCAG AGTGAGTGGAGCTGAATCCCTGCCATTCCCTGACAACAGTCTGCAGCTAGTGATGGCAGGTCAGGCCTGCCACTGGTTTGACATGCCCAAGTTCTTGAAGGAGGTGGACCGCGTGCTTGTGCCGG GTGGTGTGGTGGCCCTGTACTGCTACCTTCTACCTCGTGTTGTTGACCCCCACCTGGGTGAGAGGCTGAGTGCAATGATTAGTGAG GTCTATGATGATTTATTGGCTGGGTGTTGGGGGGAGGGCCTCAAAGATGTGAATGACTGTTACAGAGACCCCAAGTTCACCATCCCTTACCCTGACTCCAGCAG GGATGACTCACACTCTTTGATGACGGAGTTGAGTGTGGCTGAGCTGACCCTCTTCATGACCACCTGGTCAGGGTTCAACACATACAGAGAAAGGAATGGTGAAGCTGCAGCTCAAAAACTTCTTGATGACTTCCAGAAAAA AGTCATGACCACTCTGGGGGTGAGCACCCCCCCTGAGAACACACGCCTCCAACTCGACAcccacttccctctcctcatgGGGCGCAAACCACGCATCTAG
- the LOC127007095 gene encoding putative methyltransferase DDB_G0268948 isoform X1: MSQRYFEHPSLTAAYAKFRPEPPASLVSHILEYLHQGYDGPLEAAADVGCGSGQSTHVLAPHFNTVTGLDISPAQITEAVKLGKTSSVSFRVSGAESLPFPDNSLQLVTAGQACHWFDMPKFLKEVDRVLVPGGVVALYCYLLPRVVDPHLGERLSAMFSEVYDDLLAGCWGEGLKDVNDCYRDPKFTIPYPDSSRDDSHSLMTELSVAELTLFMTTWSGFNTYRERNGEAAAQKLLDDFQKKVMTTLGVSTPPENTRLQLDTHFPLLMGRKPRI; encoded by the exons ATGTCTCAGCGGTACTTCGAGCATCCGAGTCTCACAGCTGCATATGCCAAGTTTCGACCAGAGCCTCCGGCCTCACTGGTGTCACACATCCTGGAGTACCTGCACCAAGGG TACGATGGCCCCCTGGAGGCAGCCGCAGACGTGGGCTGTGGCTCCGGCCAGAGCACTCACGTCTTGGCGCCACACTTCAACACAGTCACAGGCCTTGACATCTCCCCAGCACAAATTACCGAAGCTGTCAAACTCGGCAAGACCTCATCAGTCTCCTTCAG AGTGAGTGGAGCTGAATCCCTGCCATTCCCTGACAACAGTCTGCAGCTAGTGACAGCAGGTCAGGCCTGCCACTGGTTTGACATGCCCAAGTTCTTGAAGGAGGTGGACCGTGTGCTTGTACCGG GTGGTGTGGTGGCCCTGTACTGCTACCTTCTACCACGTGTTGTTGACCCCCACCTGGGTGAGAGGCTGAGTGCAATGTTTAGTGAG GTCTATGATGATTTATTGGCTGGGTGTTGGGGGGAGGGCCTCAAAGATGTGAATGACTGTTACAGAGACCCCAAGTTCACCATCCCTTACCCTGACTCCAGCAG GGATGACTCACACTCTTTGATGACGGAGTTGAGTGTGGCTGAGCTGACCCTCTTCATGACCACCTGGTCAGGGTTCAACACATACAGAGAAAGGAATGGTGAAGCTGCAGCTCAAAAACTTCTTGATGACTTCCAGAAAAA AGTCATGACCACTCTGGGGGTGAGCACCCCCCCTGAGAACACACGCCTCCAACTCGACAcccacttccctctcctcatgGGGCGCAAACCACGCATCTAG
- the LOC127007095 gene encoding putative methyltransferase DDB_G0268948 isoform X4 produces MSQRYFEHPSLTAAYAKFRPEPPASLVSHILEYLHQGYDGPLEAAADVGCGSGQSTHVLAPHFNTVTGLDISPAQITEAVKLGKTSSVSFRVSGAESLPFPDNSLQLVMAGQACHWFDMPKFLKEVDRVLVPGGVVALYCYLLPRVVDPHLGERLSAMISEVYDDLLAGCWGEGVKDVNDCYRDPKFTIPYPDSSRDDSHSLMTESSVAELTLSMTAWSGFNTYRERNGEAAAQKLLDDFQKKVMTTLGVSTPPENTRLQLDTHFLLLMGRKPRI; encoded by the exons ATGTCTCAGCGGTACTTCGAGCATCCAAGTCTCACTGCTGCATATGCCAAGTTTCGTCCAGAGCCTCCGGCCTCACTGGTGTCACACATCCTGGAGTACCTGCACCAAGGG TACGATGGCCCCCTGGAGGCAGCCGCAGACGTGGGCTGTGGCTCCGGCCAGAGCACTCATGTCTTGGCGCCACACTTCAACACAGTCACAGGCCTTGACATCTCCCCAGCACAAATTACCGAAGCTGTCAAACTCGGCAAGACCTCATCAGTCTCCTTCAG AGTGAGTGGAGCTGAATCCCTGCCATTCCCTGACAACAGTCTGCAGCTAGTGATGGCAGGTCAGGCCTGCCACTGGTTTGACATGCCCAAGTTCTTGAAGGAGGTGGACCGCGTGCTTGTGCCGG GTGGTGTGGTGGCCCTGTACTGCTACCTTCTACCTCGTGTTGTTGACCCCCACCTGGGTGAGAGGCTGAGTGCAATGATTAGTGAG GTCTATGATGATTTATTGGCTGGGTGTTGGGGGGAGGGCGTCAAAGATGTGAATGACTGTTACAGAGACCCCAAGTTCACCATCCCTTACCCTGACTCCAGCAG GGATGACTCACACTCTTTGATGACGGAGTCGAGTGTGGCTGAGCTGACCCTCTCCATGACCGCCTGGTCAGGGTTCAACACATACAGAGAAAGGAATGGGGAAGCTGCAGCTCAAAAACTTCTTGATGACTTCCAGAAAAA AGTCATGACCACTCTGGGGGTGAGCACCCCCCCTGAGAACACACGCCTCCAACTCGAcacccacttccttctcctcatggGGCGCAAACCACGCATCTAG
- the LOC127007095 gene encoding putative methyltransferase DDB_G0268948 isoform X3, protein MSQRYFEHPSLTAAYAKFRPEPPASLVSHILEYLHQGYDGPLEAAADVGCGSGQSTHVLAPHFNTVTGLDISPAQITEAVKLGKTSSVSFRVSGAESLPFPDNSLQLVMAGQACHWFDMPKFLKEVDRVLVPGGVVALYCYLLPRVVDPHLGERLSAMISEVYDDLLAGCWGEGVKDVNDCYRDPKFTIPYPDSSRDDSHSLMTELSVAELTLFMTTWSGFNTYRERNGEAAAQKLLDDFQKKVMTTLGVSTPPENTRLQLDTHFPLLMGRKPRI, encoded by the exons ATGTCTCAGCGGTACTTCGAGCATCCAAGTCTCACTGCTGCATATGCCAAGTTTCGTCCAGAGCCTCCGGCCTCACTGGTGTCACACATCCTGGAGTACCTGCACCAAGGG TACGATGGCCCCCTGGAGGCAGCCGCAGACGTGGGCTGTGGCTCCGGCCAGAGCACTCATGTCTTGGCGCCACACTTCAACACAGTCACAGGCCTTGACATCTCCCCAGCACAAATTACCGAAGCTGTCAAACTCGGCAAGACCTCATCAGTCTCCTTCAG AGTGAGTGGAGCTGAATCCCTGCCATTCCCTGACAACAGTCTGCAGCTAGTGATGGCAGGTCAGGCCTGCCACTGGTTTGACATGCCCAAGTTCTTGAAGGAGGTGGACCGCGTGCTTGTGCCGG GTGGTGTGGTGGCCCTGTACTGCTACCTTCTACCTCGTGTTGTTGACCCCCACCTGGGTGAGAGGCTGAGTGCAATGATTAGTGAG GTCTATGATGATTTATTGGCTGGGTGTTGGGGGGAGGGCGTCAAAGATGTGAATGACTGTTACAGAGACCCCAAGTTCACCATCCCTTACCCTGACTCCAGCAG GGATGACTCACACTCTTTGATGACGGAGTTGAGTGTGGCTGAGCTGACCCTCTTCATGACCACCTGGTCAGGGTTCAACACATACAGAGAAAGGAATGGTGAAGCTGCAGCTCAAAAACTTCTTGATGACTTCCAGAAAAA AGTCATGACCACTCTGGGGGTGAGCACCCCCCCTGAGAACACACGCCTCCAACTCGACAcccacttccctctcctcatgGGGCGCAAACCACGCATCTAG
- the LOC127007095 gene encoding putative methyltransferase DDB_G0268948 isoform X5 encodes MPSFDQSLRPHWCHTSWSTCTKGTMAPWRQPQTWAVAPARALTSWRHTSTQSQALTSPQHKLPKLSNSARPHQSPSGFPSFLYHRVSGAESLPFPDNSLQLVTAGQACHWFDMPKFLKEVDRVLVPGGVVALYCYLLPRVVDPHLGERLSAMFSEVYDDLLAGCWGEGLKDVNDCYRDPKFTIPYPDSSRDDSHSLMTELSVAELTLFMTTWSGFNTYRERNGEAAAQKLLDDFQKKVMTTLGVSTPPENTRLQLDTHFPLLMGRKPRI; translated from the exons ATGCCAAGTTTCGACCAGAGCCTCCGGCCTCACTGGTGTCACACATCCTGGAGTACCTGCACCAAGGG TACGATGGCCCCCTGGAGGCAGCCGCAGACGTGGGCTGTGGCTCCGGCCAGAGCACTCACGTCTTGGCGCCACACTTCAACACAGTCACAGGCCTTGACATCTCCCCAGCACAAATTACCGAAGCTGTCAAACTCGGCAAGACCTCATCAGTCTCCTTCAG gcttcccctccttcctttaccacAGAGTGAGTGGAGCTGAATCCCTGCCATTCCCTGACAACAGTCTGCAGCTAGTGACAGCAGGTCAGGCCTGCCACTGGTTTGACATGCCCAAGTTCTTGAAGGAGGTGGACCGTGTGCTTGTACCGG GTGGTGTGGTGGCCCTGTACTGCTACCTTCTACCACGTGTTGTTGACCCCCACCTGGGTGAGAGGCTGAGTGCAATGTTTAGTGAG GTCTATGATGATTTATTGGCTGGGTGTTGGGGGGAGGGCCTCAAAGATGTGAATGACTGTTACAGAGACCCCAAGTTCACCATCCCTTACCCTGACTCCAGCAG GGATGACTCACACTCTTTGATGACGGAGTTGAGTGTGGCTGAGCTGACCCTCTTCATGACCACCTGGTCAGGGTTCAACACATACAGAGAAAGGAATGGTGAAGCTGCAGCTCAAAAACTTCTTGATGACTTCCAGAAAAA AGTCATGACCACTCTGGGGGTGAGCACCCCCCCTGAGAACACACGCCTCCAACTCGACAcccacttccctctcctcatgGGGCGCAAACCACGCATCTAG